Proteins encoded within one genomic window of Spiroplasma sabaudiense Ar-1343:
- the arcC gene encoding carbamate kinase: protein MSKIVVAIGGNALGDSPEEQKQIVKNTAKHLANIIASGNQLVIVHGNGPQVGMINLGFDIAHKTDSKSPVVDFPECGSMSEGYIGYHLQQALKNELNHRKIKKSVVSIITQTLVDKNDLAFKNPSKPIGSFYDQEMADKLSKENNWNMKEDSGRGWRRVIASPKPIDIVEKDILISLVDSGFIPIAAGGGGIPVFKENESLTGIAAVIDKDFAAAKVAELIGADQLIILTAVDNIMINFNQPNQEKLTNIKVAELEKYILDNQFASGSMLPKVEAAISFVKQSSKNVAVIGNLEKVADVIKGISGTKINN from the coding sequence ATGAGCAAAATTGTTGTAGCAATTGGGGGAAATGCACTTGGTGATAGTCCTGAAGAACAAAAACAAATTGTTAAAAATACCGCTAAGCATTTAGCAAACATTATAGCCTCTGGCAATCAATTAGTAATTGTTCACGGAAATGGTCCACAAGTTGGAATGATTAATTTGGGGTTTGATATTGCACATAAAACCGATTCTAAATCTCCTGTTGTGGATTTTCCTGAATGTGGAAGTATGAGCGAAGGATATATTGGGTATCACTTGCAGCAAGCTTTAAAAAATGAGTTAAATCATAGAAAAATTAAAAAGAGTGTTGTAAGTATCATTACCCAAACTTTAGTTGATAAAAATGATTTAGCTTTTAAAAATCCATCAAAACCAATAGGATCATTTTATGATCAAGAAATGGCTGACAAACTTTCAAAGGAAAATAATTGAAATATGAAAGAGGATTCAGGAAGAGGGTGAAGAAGGGTAATTGCTTCTCCAAAACCAATCGATATTGTTGAAAAGGATATTTTAATTAGTCTTGTTGATAGTGGATTTATCCCTATTGCAGCTGGTGGGGGTGGAATTCCGGTTTTCAAAGAAAATGAAAGTCTAACTGGAATTGCCGCTGTGATTGATAAAGACTTTGCTGCGGCAAAAGTGGCGGAGTTAATTGGCGCTGACCAACTAATAATTTTAACTGCTGTTGATAATATTATGATTAATTTCAACCAACCAAACCAAGAGAAATTAACCAATATTAAAGTTGCAGAATTGGAAAAATATATTTTGGATAATCAGTTTGCTTCGGGAAGTATGTTGCCAAAAGTAGAAGCTGCCATAAGTTTTGTAAAACAAAGCTCAAAAAATGTTGCAGTAATTGGAAATCTAGAAAAAGTTGCCGATGTTATTAAAGGAATTAGCGGAACTAAAATAAATAACTAA
- a CDS encoding YfcC family protein produces MTSKEKKVSAEFEANKNSKPGKKFKFKMPTSFTILFFILLVVVIFTWIGSLSGWTYDLRRPIAWESDGSGNPIPNEWETITQNVKGTGLFDIFLAMTKGFVDKAEIIIFIICLGGFLNIVMRTKALEAFTQSITRKLGKNAIWVIPVLVTFFSFCGSTYGMAEETLGFYMIVIPLMIAAGFDSFTALMIVLFGAGTGVVASTVNPFLIGLAVDTSGVDQLTTSTGMAFRWISWIIFTLFTIGFIMWYANRVKKNPQKSVVFETAEKDKIFFLGESVEQVKFTKKRIGSLVVFLITFLIMILYLVGWDSIIGGTGAADAGEWFNKNVFFLSGLIPGFGEGGLAEVACFFIISSLIIALIDWKGEEDYVDGFIVGSKDMLGVCLVIAVAAGLSFIMSTSGLQTLIISGISSGLGGLNQISFVLISFLIFLPLSFLIPSTSGFATAIFPLWGPVAGGIGLGAASGSITAFSFASGTLNLFTPTSGVVMGALGIAKIEYSKLFKGAWIYILGTVLISIVLLSVGSLLPSPIF; encoded by the coding sequence ATGACAAGTAAAGAAAAAAAGGTATCTGCGGAATTTGAAGCAAATAAAAATTCGAAGCCTGGCAAAAAATTTAAATTTAAAATGCCAACTTCATTTACGATATTATTTTTCATTTTATTGGTTGTTGTTATATTCACATGAATCGGGAGTCTCTCGGGGTGAACTTACGATTTAAGACGTCCAATAGCTTGGGAGTCAGATGGATCTGGTAATCCAATTCCAAATGAATGAGAAACTATAACTCAAAATGTAAAAGGAACAGGTTTATTTGATATTTTCCTAGCAATGACAAAAGGATTTGTTGATAAAGCTGAAATTATTATTTTTATTATATGTTTAGGAGGATTCTTAAACATTGTAATGAGAACTAAAGCTTTGGAAGCTTTTACTCAATCAATTACTAGAAAATTAGGTAAAAATGCAATTTGAGTAATTCCCGTTCTAGTTACTTTCTTTAGTTTTTGTGGATCTACTTATGGTATGGCAGAAGAGACTTTAGGATTTTATATGATTGTTATTCCGCTAATGATAGCAGCTGGATTTGATAGCTTTACAGCTTTAATGATAGTTTTGTTTGGTGCAGGAACCGGAGTTGTTGCATCCACAGTCAATCCATTCTTAATTGGCTTGGCTGTTGACACATCGGGTGTGGATCAATTAACAACAAGTACAGGGATGGCTTTCCGTTGAATAAGTTGAATTATATTTACATTATTTACAATAGGATTTATTATGTGATACGCAAATCGTGTTAAAAAAAATCCTCAAAAATCAGTAGTTTTTGAGACAGCTGAAAAAGACAAAATTTTCTTCCTTGGCGAATCTGTTGAGCAAGTTAAATTTACCAAAAAAAGAATCGGATCACTTGTAGTCTTTTTAATTACATTTTTAATTATGATTTTATATTTAGTGGGATGAGATAGCATTATCGGGGGCACAGGTGCCGCTGATGCTGGAGAATGATTCAACAAAAATGTTTTCTTCCTATCGGGTTTAATTCCTGGATTTGGTGAAGGTGGTCTTGCTGAAGTAGCTTGTTTCTTCATCATAAGTTCGTTAATTATTGCTTTAATAGACTGAAAAGGTGAAGAGGATTATGTTGATGGATTCATTGTAGGAAGCAAAGATATGTTGGGAGTTTGTTTGGTAATTGCAGTAGCAGCTGGACTTAGTTTCATTATGAGCACAAGCGGCCTACAAACTCTAATAATTTCAGGTATTTCAAGTGGACTGGGTGGATTAAACCAAATTAGTTTTGTTTTAATTTCGTTCTTAATATTCTTGCCATTATCATTCTTAATACCGTCAACTTCTGGATTTGCAACAGCAATTTTCCCATTGTGAGGACCAGTAGCTGGAGGGATTGGTTTAGGAGCTGCTAGTGGTTCAATTACTGCATTTTCATTTGCCTCAGGAACTTTAAATTTATTTACTCCAACTTCTGGAGTAGTTATGGGCGCATTGGGAATTGCCAAAATTGAATATTCAAAACTATTTAAAGGTGCTTGAATTTATATACTAGGAACTGTATTAATTTCAATTGTATTATTAAGTGTTGGTTCATTACTACCATCACCGATATTTTAG
- a CDS encoding isochorismatase family protein yields MKKALLIVDFQYDFVNPNGSLFVPGADKIGPYIESLMDEFKGNDNIIIASKDWHPSNHYSFKQWGNHCEQGKIGSELVLNLEKIDYTILKGQDENIESYSAFFDEKGNSNGLNELLQKLKIIEITIVGVATDICVANTVSSAVKLGYKTNLDLNGCAGFNNILTL; encoded by the coding sequence ATGAAGAAAGCTCTTCTAATAGTTGATTTTCAATATGATTTTGTAAATCCAAACGGTAGTTTGTTCGTTCCTGGAGCTGATAAGATTGGGCCCTATATCGAATCATTAATGGATGAATTCAAGGGCAACGATAATATAATAATTGCTTCAAAAGACTGACACCCAAGTAACCACTACTCTTTTAAACAATGAGGAAATCATTGTGAACAAGGTAAAATTGGATCAGAATTAGTTTTGAACTTAGAAAAAATTGATTATACGATTTTAAAGGGTCAAGATGAAAATATTGAAAGTTATAGCGCTTTTTTTGATGAAAAAGGCAACTCAAACGGTTTAAATGAACTACTTCAAAAACTAAAAATTATTGAAATTACAATAGTTGGAGTTGCAACCGACATTTGTGTTGCAAATACAGTTTCAAGTGCTGTGAAGTTGGGTTATAAAACGAATTTAGACTTAAACGGCTGTGCAGGGTTTAATAATATCTTAACTTTATAA
- the argF gene encoding ornithine carbamoyltransferase — protein MALNLRGRSLRTLLDFSPREIRYLLDLARDLKRAKYAGNEIPKLTGKNICLLFQKDSTRTRCAFEVAALDQGARVTYLGPSGSQMGKKESVEDTAKVLGRMYDGIEFRGYKQEDVEILIEHAGVPVFNGLTDKYHPTQILADFMTIIEERGELKGKKLVFFGDAKNNMGNSLMIGAAKMGMHFVAAAPKKYWPEDALVKECQAIAKETGAKIEFTEDAKLAAKDADVLYTDVWVSMGEPAEVWESRVKELKPYQINSELLKLAKSNALFMHCLPAFHDLNTEVGKDIFDKFGLKEMEVTDEVFRSKNSVVFEEAENRVHSIKAVMVAMIGN, from the coding sequence ATGGCATTAAATTTAAGAGGAAGAAGTCTAAGAACTTTACTTGATTTCTCACCAAGAGAAATTAGATATTTATTAGATTTAGCAAGAGATCTAAAACGTGCTAAATATGCAGGCAACGAAATTCCTAAATTAACTGGAAAAAACATTTGTCTACTATTTCAAAAAGATTCAACTAGAACTCGCTGTGCCTTTGAAGTTGCCGCTTTAGACCAAGGGGCAAGAGTTACTTATTTAGGTCCAAGCGGATCGCAAATGGGTAAAAAAGAATCAGTTGAGGATACTGCTAAAGTTTTAGGAAGAATGTATGATGGAATTGAATTCCGCGGTTATAAACAAGAAGATGTAGAAATTTTAATTGAGCATGCAGGGGTTCCAGTATTTAACGGACTAACTGATAAATACCACCCAACCCAAATTTTAGCCGACTTTATGACAATTATTGAAGAGCGTGGAGAACTTAAAGGTAAGAAATTAGTATTTTTTGGAGATGCTAAAAATAACATGGGTAATTCACTAATGATTGGTGCCGCTAAAATGGGAATGCATTTTGTGGCAGCTGCTCCAAAAAAATATTGACCAGAAGATGCATTGGTGAAAGAATGTCAAGCAATCGCAAAAGAAACTGGTGCAAAAATTGAGTTTACAGAGGATGCTAAATTGGCAGCTAAGGATGCTGACGTTTTATATACTGATGTTTGAGTTTCAATGGGAGAACCCGCAGAGGTTTGAGAAAGCCGTGTTAAAGAACTAAAACCATATCAAATTAATAGTGAATTATTGAAACTAGCTAAAAGCAATGCTTTGTTTATGCACTGTTTACCAGCTTTCCATGATTTAAATACAGAAGTTGGAAAAGATATTTTTGATAAATTTGGCTTGAAAGAAATGGAAGTTACAGATGAAGTATTCAGATCTAAAAATTCAGTAGTATTTGAAGAAGCTGAAAATCGTGTTCATTCGATTAAAGCCGTAATGGTAGCAATGATTGGAAATTAA